From the Cucumis sativus cultivar 9930 chromosome 5, Cucumber_9930_V3, whole genome shotgun sequence genome, the window TAAAACTAAACCTTGAATACCATCTTCTATTTGAGGTTTAGGCATTTCCACAAAATCATTAGCCATCGGATTAAAGAATTCATTCAAAGGTATCTAAGTTGGTTTTGACATGCTTATGttcttatattattgattgcttttatttgattttcttttttgagttaataatttttgttttaaaattttaaatattgtttcttcctagatttttgtatttcttttatgttattaaaatttcagTTCCCCAATTCTGAGCCACATACTCCAAACCCAAattcattcatcttcttcttaatcTTAAACCTAAAATCTCTCCAACTTTCTCCATGCCATCACAATCTCAAGCTTCCAAACCCCTGAAATCTAAGtctttttcaacatttctGAGATACCCTTTTCATCTTTCTCCTCTGTTCTTCAATTCAGTTAATTCACCTCACCCTTAACTTAACCCAGTTGAGATTATTTTCATGGCGGGTCTCTCTGTTTTTTCCATTAATGGCCACGCTCGGAGCTTTGGACCTCATATTGACACCAACAACTCTGTATTGAGGTATAAAAGTTTTGCTGCTACTTCACTTTCTCTTCCTTCAATGCCTTTTCCTTCTACCTATAGAAATTCTCAATGCGAGTTGCTCTGTAGTTGTAGATTTCGTGTAACCGTAAATGGGCAATGGAGATTTTCCTCTTTAGAGTTTAGCAAGTTCTGTAAACCCTGGTGTGGATTTTCTTGTAATTGTAAACTTGGGTATTTGGTGAATGATAAAATGTCTCATCTGGGTGGTAGAGGGAACAACaatttgagaagaaagttTGGTTTAAGATTACGCCCAAGATTGAGATTGTTATCTAGAAGATTGAAAACTGTTTCTGTTAGGTCAACTTTGAACAATGTAGGGACGTTTATTAGGAAGAATGTTAGAAAAGTTACCCTTTCTGCTTCAGTTTCTATTGTTTTGGCGATTTGCTATTTGTTTCTGAAAATAACAGCAGTCCCACCTTCCAAGAATGTTCCATATTCAGATTTCATTACCAGTCTTCAGAGTGGAACTGTCACTAAAGTTTTACTCGAGGAGGGGTCTCGTCGTATATACTTTAATCGAAGTTTTACAGAATCGATTCAAGGTTTAGATGGTCAACCATTAGCAGTAGCTGTAGATAGTTCTAATGGAAGTGATAAGGGAATGAGTGAAGATTCAAGAACTGTTCAAGCCCCAAGAACGAAtttattgacaaaaatttcaagaagGAAAAGCCGTGTCGCAATTCCTGAGTGGCAATTCTCGACTAGGAAAGTAGATCGCGATGAAAAGTTTCTGCTTGGTTTGATGAGAGAAAAGGGAACTACTTACAGTTCTGCACCTCAGTCAGTTTTGATGTCGATGAGAACTACATTGATAACAATCATATCTCTATGGATTCCTTTAATTCCTCTCATGTGGCTTCTCTATCGTCAACTTTCTGCATCGAATACAACTGCAAAAAAGCGACAACCAAACAGCCCCATGGTTGGATTTGAAGACGTGGAAGGCGTTGA encodes:
- the LOC101218458 gene encoding probable inactive ATP-dependent zinc metalloprotease FTSHI 3, chloroplastic yields the protein MAGLSVFSINGHARSFGPHIDTNNSVLRYKSFAATSLSLPSMPFPSTYRNSQCELLCSCRFRVTVNGQWRFSSLEFSKFCKPWCGFSCNCKLGYLVNDKMSHLGGRGNNNLRRKFGLRLRPRLRLLSRRLKTVSVRSTLNNVGTFIRKNVRKVTLSASVSIVLAICYLFLKITAVPPSKNVPYSDFITSLQSGTVTKVLLEEGSRRIYFNRSFTESIQGLDGQPLAVAVDSSNGSDKGMSEDSRTVQAPRTNLLTKISRRKSRVAIPEWQFSTRKVDRDEKFLLGLMREKGTTYSSAPQSVLMSMRTTLITIISLWIPLIPLMWLLYRQLSASNTTAKKRQPNSPMVGFEDVEGVDGAKVELMEVVSCLQGAMNYQKLGAKLPRGVLLVGPPGTGKTLLARAVAGEAGVPFFSVSASEFVEMFVGRGAARIRDLFNVARKCAPSIVFIDELDAVGGKRGRSFNDERDQTLNQLLTEMDGFESDMKVIVIAATNRPEALDPALCRPGRFSRKVLVGEPDEEGRRKILAVHLREVPLEEDLNLICSLVAALTPGYVGADLANIVNESALLAARRGGEMISREDLMGAIERSKFGINSKQLRSNTISNELERLFPWMTSLMGRNDKRVDPSQGPLGYQTLS